The genomic stretch CTACCGCCGGGGCGGGAAACTCTACGTCGACCCGACGACCGACCGGCCGACGATCCCGAGCTGGTTCTCGGAGAAACTCCCGCTCTCGTTCGATCTCGGGCTCCACGTCCTCCGGTTCAAGGAGATGATGCTTCGCGCGATGGCGAGGGGGGAGACGGAAGAGATCGTCGAGGATCTCCTCGCCGAGTATCCCATCGACGAGAACAGCGCCCGGAGCATCTGCGCGATCTTCGAGCAGCAGGTGCTTTATCTGGGCGACGAAGCCGTCCCGACGTTGAACCGGATCGTCGTTGAGGAGCAGGTCGATCAAGAGAACCATCGCAGGCTCTACTACTTCATGACCAACTACGGGCTGCGGTTCAACGACGGGTTCTCGCGGATCGTCGCCTTCACGATCGCACGGGACGTGACGACGAACGTCTCGGTCGGGATCAGCGATACCGGGTTTCTGGTCTCGATCCCCCTCGAGAAACGGGCCGACCCCGCACGCATCCTCCGGGCTATCCGGGCCGACGAGTGCAACGAGATCCTCGAGGAGGCCGTCGGGGACACCCAGCTCTTAAAACGGGTCTTCCGGATCAACGCCGCCCGGTCGTTCATGATCCTCCGTAACTACATGGGCAGGCGGAGGAGCGCCCGGCGCCAGCAGGTGAGCGCCGATATGCTGATCTCGTTTGCCAAACGGCTCCCCGGGTTCGCCGTGATGCGGGAGACCTACCGGGAGGTGATCGAGGATCGGTTCGAGGCGGAGAACATCCGGCGGATCGTCGACGGGATCGGTGCCGGTGAGATCGAGGTCGTCCTGACCCGCACCGCGTCCCCGAGCCCGCTCGCGTTCGGGATCGCGACGCTCGGCGTCTCCGATGCGGTCTACGCGCAGGACAAACTCTCGATGCTCCGCGAGTTCCAGCGCCGGGTGATGAGCAGCATCGGCGGCGAGGCGGCGGCATGAACGCGGTCACGGAGACCGAACTCCTATCCCGGTTCGGTTTTTATAAGGGCGCGCTCTACGTCAGGGAGGAGTCCCTCTGCGTCGTCTCCGACGTCCATATCGGGCTTGCAGAGGCGCTCTACCGGCAGGGGCTCCACTTCCCGCTCCACGAGGAGGAGACGCTGCTCGAGCGGTTCGAGGCGATCCTCGGCCGGTTCAAGCCGGGGGTCTTCGTACTCGGCGGAGACATCTTCCACGCCTTCGATCGGGTGAGCCGGGATGTGAAGGAGACGTTTGAGACGATCCTCGCGACGCTCCGGGCGGAGTGCGAGGTCGTCCTCGTCCGGGGATCGCACGACGTCATGCTGCCGACGATCCGGGGAGGGACGGTCGAGCGCTACGACCGCGGCGGCTACACGGTGGTTCACGGCGATCAGGCGGTCGACGACCACGGGACGCTCATCATCGGCCACGACCACCCGGCGATCGAGATCGATCTCGCCCGGTTCCCCTGCTTCCTCTACGGCGAGGGCGTGGTGCGCGGGAACGACCTCATCGTATTGCCGGCCTATAACCCGCTCTCTCCGGGCGTCACGATCAACTACGCAAAGAGCCGCGACTTCCTCTCGCCCGTCCTCCGCCGCGTGGATGCAGGCGCCCTGCAACCGGTGGTGGAGGTCGACGGCGAGACGGTCGTCCTCCCGCCGCTCGCGGGCATCCGGCGGTTTGCATAAGATTACGCCGCCGGGACCAGGACACTCATTCAAAACTTATCGAGTTTTCATGCGAAGGACGACGGCCCTTCGGCCTGTCGCCCTTCGCGGCTTCGCGTCTTTCGCGTGAGGCCGTATTGTTACCCATCCCGGTTATCTTACGCGAGGCCGCGAAGGGCGACTTCCCCGCAGGGTGCGACGGAGACAGCCGGCATCTCCAGATTTGACGGCTTCGCATGAGACATCAGCGCCCCCTCAGGGAAAATGGGAAAACGGGGGTGTGAAACAGTCCTGTAGCACCGCGATAACCTACGAAAGGCTTACTTCCCCCTCCGGATGACTCTTCCGAAGGAGAACGGTGTCGGGCCCGGCACGGTTGCCGGAAACGTCCCCTCCGCCGCCCGCCGAACGTCCTCGATCGAGTAGAACGCCCTGGGGTTGAACTCATGGATGGCGTCCTCCACGTCGCGCATGTTTTTGCGCTTGACCACCGAGAAGATCACCTTGCCCGGCCCCTGCTTCCCGTGGGCGTCGAGGACGGTCACCCCGTAGCCTGCGGCGCGGAGGTAGTCGATAAGGTTCGTCGCGTCGCGCTGCGTGATGATCCGGATGAGCGCGAGCCCCATCGCCAGCCGCTCCTCGACAAGCATCCCGACGTAGTTCCCGGTGGCGAACCCGGCCGCGTAGGCGAAGTAGTTGAGAGGGTTCGTGAGGTTCTGAAAGATCTGGCCGACGGCAATGATCCAGATGAAGACCTCGACGAACCCGAGGATAGGGGCGACCACCTTCATCCCGCGGGAGACGAAGATGATCCGCATCGTCCCGATGGTGACGTCGCAGATGCGTGCGAGAAAGATGAAGACCGGGACGACGACCAGGGAGAAGAACTCCGGGTCGATACCTGGGACGGCACCGAGCATGGATCATGGTTGACGAGCAGGCGATATATTATTATCCATATTCAAATATATGCCGGATGCAAAAGATCCCATAAAACCAATATTTGGAGATATCAGTTGAAAATGACGGGAGAACGGGAGAGTCCGACACGCAGATCGTACGGAAGGGCGCGGTACCCGGATCTTCGCCCGCTTCCCGAACAGGGTAACTCCTCCCGTCGGCGCCGGAAGCGGCCGGGGATCCGCCCGCCGTACGTGCGAACGCATGAGCACCGTGAGATCGTCGTAAACCGCATTCCAACCACGTTTTCAGCCGATTTCTCCCTACAGCCGGGGTTAGTGCCGGAACCACCATGAGATAACCTTATGGCATCAGAGTCCAATCAGGCACAGTGTGGTGATATGCCATGCCGAAATGCTACAGCTGCGGAGCGGAGATCAACCCGAAGAAGACGCGATGTCCCAGGTGCGGGGCAAAAGTAGAGGCAGGGACCGGAGAACAACCACAACAAGCGGGAGTTACAAGGGGGCGACGGTAAAGACCCCTTAAAACCCTCTCACCGGACCTTTTTTTATTCTTCGTGCTCTTCTTCCACCCGGTAACGCGGGGATGTGCGCCACCAGTAGTAGACCTCATAGGCCAGCAACGCGAGCAGCACCGCGCAGGCGCCGAAGAAGAAGCCCATCACGATATCGTGGGCCGGCAGCGCCCCGGCGCCGTCCAGGGCAGGAACGGGAGACTGGAGCGTCGAGACATCCTCTCCGGTGCCGCCTGCGTATTTATCCCCATTCTCGGTCATCAGCCTTGAAACGGGCGTAGAACCGCCGAACGGCAGCACCGCCGGGAGGATTGACCAGAGCCCGATGCTCGCGAGGACGACGACCCCAAAGAGCGTTGCGTACTTCTGCAGCACCGACCGGAGATCGCTTGCCGGGGGCGCGATGATGAGAACCTGGTTCGCGAGCCCGTAGACCTTCACTTCACGCCCCTTCTCGCTCCAGCGGGTCTCCATGACCTCAAGGAGCCCGGCGTCGAGAAGGTTCTCAATATGGTAAGAAGCGGTGGTGATGGGGATCTTCATCCGCCGGGCGACCTCCGACGACGTCAGCGGCCCGCCGCCGAAGGCCTGGATGATCGTGTTTGCCGTCTGGCTCGCCATCGCCCGGGCGATCTTCTGTGCCCGTTCATCACCCGGCTGGACAACTACAACATCATTCGCCATGGAGTGCTTCAATAATTCTGTTGCGCCCGTACTCGAGCGCCTCCTCGAGCCGGGAGGCGTCCGTGCCCGCGCCCTGGGCAAGGTTCGGCTTGCCGCCGCCCTTCCCGCCGAGGATGCCGCAGACCTCCCGCACGATATCGACGGCGTTCACCGCCGGGACGCCCGACGTCGCCACCACCTTCACGGTTCCGTCTGCCGACGCAAAGAGCGCCACGCCGCCCTCGGCGGCGACAGTCGTGGCGAGTGCGACGAGTTCTTTATGGGTCGCGTCGAGCGTTCTGACGACGACCCGGACCCCGTCCACCACTTCGCCGTCGAGATTCTGCATCTCGAGGTCCACCACTTTCTTCCGGAGACGTTCGATCTCCTTCTTCTGTTCCTTCCATTCCGAGAAGAAGCGCGCTACCGTCGGCGGCAGGTTCTCGGGCTGGACGCTCACCACGTCGGCAGACTCCTGGAGGAGGTCGGCCTGGTGCTGCACGGCATGCACGGCGGCGATACCGGCCGCAAAGACCAGCCGCTCGACGCCGTCCTGGATATGCTCGACGCCGATGACCCGGATCGGCCCGATCTCACCGGTTGCCCGGACGTGCGTTCCGGCACATGCCTGCACGTCGGCACCGATCTGCACTGTCCTGATCTCCCGGCCCGGCGGGACGCCGCCCTGGTAGAGACCGAACCCATACTTCTGCTCGGCCTTCGTCCGCTCCTCGATGTGGACATAGACCGGCGTATCGGCCATGACCAACCGGTTCGCCTCAGTCTCGATCCTCTTGAGTTCATCGGGCGTGATGTGCTTGTAGTGCCGGATGTCCAGGCGGGACGCCTCGCTTCCCTTCTGGGCGCCCGCCTGGTGCACGTGGACGCCGAGCACCTCCTTTGCGGCGTGAAGAAGGACATGGGTCGCCGAGTGATGGCGCATCAGCGACCACCGGCGTTCCTCGTCCAACATGCCCTTCACCCGTTCGCCGCGCTTCAGGGGGCCGCCCGTGACCCGGTGGAGGATCACCTCGCC from Methanoculleus chikugoensis encodes the following:
- a CDS encoding metallophosphoesterase; protein product: MNAVTETELLSRFGFYKGALYVREESLCVVSDVHIGLAEALYRQGLHFPLHEEETLLERFEAILGRFKPGVFVLGGDIFHAFDRVSRDVKETFETILATLRAECEVVLVRGSHDVMLPTIRGGTVERYDRGGYTVVHGDQAVDDHGTLIIGHDHPAIEIDLARFPCFLYGEGVVRGNDLIVLPAYNPLSPGVTINYAKSRDFLSPVLRRVDAGALQPVVEVDGETVVLPPLAGIRRFA
- a CDS encoding DUF2179 domain-containing protein; amino-acid sequence: MLGAVPGIDPEFFSLVVVPVFIFLARICDVTIGTMRIIFVSRGMKVVAPILGFVEVFIWIIAVGQIFQNLTNPLNYFAYAAGFATGNYVGMLVEERLAMGLALIRIITQRDATNLIDYLRAAGYGVTVLDAHGKQGPGKVIFSVVKRKNMRDVEDAIHEFNPRAFYSIEDVRRAAEGTFPATVPGPTPFSFGRVIRRGK
- a CDS encoding ArsR/SmtB family transcription factor, with amino-acid sequence MANDVVVVQPGDERAQKIARAMASQTANTIIQAFGGGPLTSSEVARRMKIPITTASYHIENLLDAGLLEVMETRWSEKGREVKVYGLANQVLIIAPPASDLRSVLQKYATLFGVVVLASIGLWSILPAVLPFGGSTPVSRLMTENGDKYAGGTGEDVSTLQSPVPALDGAGALPAHDIVMGFFFGACAVLLALLAYEVYYWWRTSPRYRVEEEHEE